The genomic DNA ttttcaaaatgtTTTCTCAAATGTTTTTGTCAAAAATATTTCGCAAACATGTTTTATCTCAAACAATTTGTATCAAAAGATTTATTAAATGTTTTCTTCAAACGTTTTTCATTGAAATCTTGGAttttaataatgtgaacacatgcaatctggaagggtggatgcttgtaccccgagttttctgtctaaggccaGAGTGTGCATtttcagaccagtcactcttacctgggaactcttagggtgagtgttcacttataggctaaagcatgtcttcatGAAGAATTATAAAAACCTATCCATCCTAACCCTACCAATTTATTTTTAAACGACCTTTGTAACCCTACTCATTCATGTTATCCTCAGTAATGTGTTTGCTCTTTATGACAATCAAAGCATCCTTCTTTCCCAATACCATTTCATCATATTATCTTCGGTGATATGTTTGATTCAATACAGTTGAAATGAATCTCATTTCATTTCACGACTCTGCAAGATCCTATTTTCAAGATACTACCCTTGCCTTTTAAATTTCAATTTTTTACCATTTGGAtgagaattttcaaaatttcaaacacaaagatttctttatttcaaaattttaatttaaaaacatttttgtcttaaaataataaatttttaaCAGGTAAAGAATGTTATATTACAAACCATTAACTCGGTTTGTATTCTCTCATCcaaaaatatttaaaaagtttattttcaagACAACTCTTGTCTCAAAACAATAATGTTACAAGCTGATAATAATTGGGTAACTCTGACTTTTGGTTTTCTCTATAGCTGCGTTTTCAAAATGCCTCCTCGACAAGATACACAACCTCAAACCAATGaagaagtcgcagcccttgtcgCTCAGCAAATGGCTGCAGTGCTTCCAAACGTGGTAACCCAAATTCATCAGATATACAACAACAACTCCCAGTGTAATTTCAAGACCTTTAATTCAGCCAAACCGCTAAAATTTTATGGGTCTGAAGGAGCAACCGTACTCTTACAATGGTTTGAAAGTATAGAAAGCACATtccgccatgttcagtgtcccaATGAGCAAAAGGTAGATTTCGCTTTGAGTGTCTTTCAAAGGAGAGCACTCActtggtggaatggtattatgagGGACCGAGGTGCCGAGGTAGCAATGGAACTGACGTGGGAAGAATTTAAAGAtcttatgaagaaagaattctGCCCACGAAGCGAAATCCATGCACTGGAAAATGAGTTCTATTATTTGAAACAGGATAGTGGGGAAAATCGTGCCTATACTGACCGATTTGAACAGTTAAGCCTACTTTGCCCCATTATGGTCACACCGTTGGATCGAGCCATTGAGAAATACATCGATGGTTTACCTGACCCTGTCCAAGACATCGTCACTGGCAGCCAACCTGCAACGCTCAGGGAGGCTAAGGAATTAGCTGTTATCTTTACTGATTCACAGGTTAGAAAAGGTAAGTTATCTGGACAAGGAGATAAGAAACAAGACACCGAATCTGTTACCGAAACTTTGAGAAGATCAAATATCGAATCTTCTAAAAATTCTAAGAAGCGCAAGGCTTCGAAGAATTTTGCAATTCCCGTACCTGCTCCACTGAACTCAGTACCCTTTAAGGGATTTTATCGTGGGAAGCAACCTTGGTGCAATCATTGCAATTATCATCATGCATCAAAATCCCCTTGTCGCCAGTGTACACTTTGTGGTTTGTTTGGATATCTAGCTGTGACCTGTCGTATCCAAAATCAAGCAGCCCCTACTCAGACTCGCCCAAgagcatgtttcaattgtggtgacttaaatcatttcaagcgaaactacCCCAAGCTTGCCAATGCTAATGGACGAgcattcaacatcaatgaggctcAAGCTAATGATCAAGCGCTTATGATCATTTAAACATCTAAATTTCCTGTTTATTTTCAAGACCAATGTACATATTTTAAACAATGTTTGTAATGACAATATAAATTTCAAGAAGTTTATCTTTATCTctgttattttatttttcaatttcaaatatTAATGTGATTGCACTATGTGTAATTTCAAATTCGTGCTAATTTTGAGGATTCCGTTCTTTAGGAACTAAATCTTATAATTTAGTATAATGTGATTGCACTCTGGTGCATTTATACAAATTTGGTAACACGATCAATACAAGATAATACTGTTTTATGATCATGGCTTTATACACATGATTTGTTTATCTAATATGTATAGCACATGATTGTAAATCCAATTTGCATCATATGATtgatacttagtacattatttttcatttacatttcatgctatgtatgtccatttagtgcatacttagtacattattttcatttacatttcatgctatgtatgtccatttagtgcatacctagtacattgttttacattgcatttctgttacACATGTTCTtgtagcatatggacacattgttttacatttctaccttgtatgttcacttagcataccTAGCGCATGATTTGAAAATAATCTTCCTTGATATGCTTACGTTATGATGATAATGTGTGATTAGTATATGTTGCATTCTACCTGTTTGGTTAATATGaaacatatatatatttgtaCTAGAATAAAATAAATACTACTAAATTTGTCGTAGGCAAAATAAGTAGTGTTATCATTGCTAGTATGAAATACAATTCAATTTGACAGATGTTATGTTGTGACAATGTTTATTTGATTTAGTTGATAGTTCGACCTTATTATTTGTTTACCCTTGCTTAACAAGAGGAGCTATGTGGACCATGTGACGAAACGAGTAATTATGGGTGCATACTTAATTATGAGTTTCGACGCATGAGAATCATAGTAAGCCTTGTTAAGTATGGTGGCATAAAATCTAGAATGATTAAGGTAACGGGAGGAGTATGATGCGATAAGAACACGGTGGATAtgccgatggtacttcctatatataagtgttcttattgtgtTATTCTTCAGAACGTTGCTGAGGTCATTTGATGATTTTATGTTATCTTGGaccattatgtgattatgtgtttgtttgttatttgagtGGTTATTTCCAATGGATATAAGCAagtacattcattaactcaaatcGAGCCGACCGGGAGTATGATATGGTGTTAAAGGTGACGATCTTGATGCCATAGGTATGTTGACCCGTCTCCTATGCATGAGATGCTCATGGTGCATTGGATGTACCTCGTGGGACGTTAGAAACCGTGTATGTGAAGGGCTTGAATGTACACCCCTTTGTTTGCTAGGAATTACACTAGGAGCTTAGTATAACATAGTGTCTTACTTAAATGATTTTTGAACACTAATCGACTATCACAAGTTTCAAAGGAGTGAATACCTTGAGACGCTTTGAATACCCCAAGTCATAATTTGAATTCCTTAAAATTTCCAAATAATTCTCCGCATCTTTGGGATCTAGCAATCTGCTTATCCATCAGTTGTTTCAATTCCACTCTACGGTCTCcttcgaataaatttcgggacgaaatttcctgaagtaggggagactgtgacacctgtgctccgtaaacacacacacaatgtaggacactatattttatcaaagaaacaatgtgttttgacctcaaaaatttgtttattttggttttacaatttcacattttgattctagttcattttcaagctttaaatcgctttctggaaagttaaacgcgaactgatgcgtaaacgaaATCAATTTAATGCGGAAAACACTCCGGagtagtgacataggcttaacataccttaaataacttttagaTAACTttgaaataagttttgaaggctttgttgtgtcaaaaacaagtttattcacactCAGGGACTCTTGGCGTCAAACTGTGAAAGTCTGCTGATTCACATGGTATCACACAacccggaacttgatcataagttaaatatgccctaataTCATtcacatggcttagaaataggctttgaggtgtttggtgcgcaaaaataaactttcttgatcaatagggactaaaagcgtcaaaaagtgcataagtttgcattttcgcgcataacttacgttctgaatatatccgggcttccaaaaatttatgtaatcattaaaatattttattttaagtgattggcatgataaaattccattcgtcgcttaatttggatcgtttttcgcaaccgttcgtgtttcgtcataattaaccgaacaacgcgatcgtacgaccaaacgaaccgacatccatgatatttttgagcacatttaaagttccctatactttagcttcattttagagccttgatatgaggttaacggggcttaaacgtgccaaaaatgcttCAAATCcaagtttctgaagtgcagggacctgttttgacaatctgccaaagtcccttacacgggccgcgtaaggtgAGCTtattctttacgcgggccgcctgaactcCCTAGTTCAGCAAAACTGCTTTCTGAAATCAGCAGCTGGGTTTCTTTGATTTGAACATGGTTTTTATCATCCTATGGGttaattttgatggtttttgagtACCCCTAGTATTacaaaaccatgtgcccacttggacGGCCTAGATTGAAGCACGtttatcaagaaacgatcc from Helianthus annuus cultivar XRQ/B chromosome 7, HanXRQr2.0-SUNRISE, whole genome shotgun sequence includes the following:
- the LOC110866470 gene encoding uncharacterized protein LOC110866470: MPPRQDTQPQTNEEVAALVAQQMAAVLPNVVTQIHQIYNNNSQCNFKTFNSAKPLKFYGSEGATVLLQWFESIESTFRHVQCPNEQKVDFALSVFQRRALTWWNGIMRDRGAEVAMELTWEEFKDLMKKEFCPRSEIHALENEFYYLKQDSGENRAYTDRFEQLSLLCPIMVTPLDRAIEKYIDGLPDPVQDIVTGSQPATLREAKELAVIFTDSQVRKGKLSGQGDKKQDTESVTETLRRSNIESSKNSKKRKASKNFAIPVPAPLNSVPFKGFYRGKQPWCNHCNYHHASKSPCRQCTLCGLFGYLAVTCRIQNQAAPTQTRPRACFNCGDLNHFKRNYPKLANANGRAFNINEAQANDQALMII